A DNA window from Argopecten irradians isolate NY chromosome 10, Ai_NY, whole genome shotgun sequence contains the following coding sequences:
- the LOC138333846 gene encoding uncharacterized protein isoform X1 codes for MASPVVDVYVKMTSGRTSTFGLMPTDGAKKIYDRIGEEEGVSGKRIRLKYQGKVVDKTKTIGYLGIRPETILKGEVIFPKTMSIMLKFEDGNAISMDVKNVDEVSSIKSYIHEVKDMAKTNIVLKFGGRILQNDMLLLETGMKEEDILEVSGAKRSDSPTDTTTIREEVPPENLKEDILSSFDTGGKNVEVVFCFDTTGSMASNLTTVRQNIRDTCTRLIRDIPTIRIGIMAHGDYCDQSVYVIKSIDLTSDVDQLVNFVTDTPSTGGGDPPECYEWALRKAQQLDWSEDSAKAFVLIGDCEPHPPSYTDQHISWWDEMDVLKGMGVKVYGVHCGGYTDTENFYGLLAEETGGCLLKLVHFSLITEMFLAVCYREAAPEQLEAYTEELAQEGKLSGDTKQLMEQLDIQSKDSGGDEDKKTEPEKTQRYVKNAWWDFKLDVNTVPKYCYDGENDRWSEYETGLPRSVSTTHKSKTKKKCSIM; via the exons ATGGCTTCTCCCGTAGTAGATGTTTACGTGAAAATGACAAGCGGCCGAACGTCAACATTCGGTCTGATGCCAACAGATGGCGCGAAGAAAATCTATGACAGAATCGGAGAAGAAGAAGGTGTATCTGGAAAACGTATCCGTCTGAAGTACCAGGGAAAAGTTGTggataaaacaaaaactattgGTTACCTTGGTATCAGACCGGAAACAATACTAAAAGGGGAG GTAATTTTCCCCAAGACCATGTCTATAATGCTGAAGTTTGAAGACGGAAACGCGATATCCATGGATGTTAAAAATGTGGATGAGGTGTCGAGCATAAAATCGTACATTCACGAAGTAAAAGACATGGCAaagacaaatattgttttaaag TTTGGCGGCCGGATACTACAGAACGACATGCTACTTCTGGAAACAGGGATGAAGGAAGAGGACATTTTGGAAGTCAGCGGAGCCAAACGATCGGACTCTCCCACGG ATACTACCACCATCAGAGAAGAGGTTCCACCGGAAAATTTGAAAGAA GACATTCTCTCCAGTTTCGACACTGGCGGTAAAAACGTCGAGGTGGTTTTCTGTTTTGATACTACAGGGAGTATGGCCTCCAACCTGACCACG GTACGACAAAACATCAGGGACACCTGTACTCGGCTGATCCGGGACATCCCCACTATTAGGATCGGGATCATGGCTCACGGAGACTATTGTGATCAAAGCGTCTACGTCATCAAATCGATCGATCTGACGTCAGACGTGGATCAACTGGTCAACTTTGTAACTGACACGCCGTCAACCGGTGGCGGGGATCCACCTGAG TGCTATGAGTGGGCGTTACGGAAGGCACAGCAACTGGACTGGTCAGAGGATTCGGCCAAAGCGTTTGTGCTCATTGGTGATTGTGAGCCTCATCCGCCATCTTACACTGACCAGCACATCAGCTGGTGGGACGAAATGGACGTCCTGAAGGGGATGGGCGTTAAG GTATACGGCGTCCATTGTGGTGGCTATACTGATACTGAAAACTTCTATGGCCTGTTGGCGGAAGAAACGGGTGGATGTTTACTGAAACTTGTTCATTTCAGTCTTATTACCGAAATGTTCTTGGCTG TATGCTACAGAGAAGCTGCCCCTGAACAGTTGGAAGCGTACACAGAAGAGCTGGCACAGGAAGGGAAACTGTCGGGAGATACGAAACAGCTGATGGAGCAACTAGATATCCAATCAAAAGACAGCGGAGGAGACGAGGACAAGAAGACTGAACCAGAAAAGACG CAGAGATATGTCAAGAACGCCTGGTGGGATTTCAAACTTGATGTTAATACAGTACCGAAGTATTGCTACGATGGAGAGAATGATAGATGGTCTG AATATGAAACTGGCCTTCCGCGTTCTGTATCAACCACACACAAGTCGAAGACGAAAAAGAAGTGTAGCATAATGTAA
- the LOC138333846 gene encoding uncharacterized protein isoform X2 produces MASPVVDVYVKMTSGRTSTFGLMPTDGAKKIYDRIGEEEGVSGKRIRLKYQGKVVDKTKTIGYLGIRPETILKGEVIFPKTMSIMLKFEDGNAISMDVKNVDEVSSIKSYIHEVKDMAKTNIVLKFGGRILQNDMLLLETGMKEEDILEVSGAKRSDSPTDTTTIREEVPPENLKEDILSSFDTGGKNVEVVFCFDTTGSMASNLTTVRQNIRDTCTRLIRDIPTIRIGIMAHGDYCDQSVYVIKSIDLTSDVDQLVNFVTDTPSTGGGDPPECYEWALRKAQQLDWSEDSAKAFVLIGDCEPHPPSYTDQHISWWDEMDVLKGMGVKVYGVHCGGYTDTENFYGLLAEETGGCLLKLVHFSLITEMFLAVCYREAAPEQLEAYTEELAQEGKLSGDTKQLMEQLDIQSKDSGGDEDKKTEPEKTRYVKNAWWDFKLDVNTVPKYCYDGENDRWSEYETGLPRSVSTTHKSKTKKKCSIM; encoded by the exons ATGGCTTCTCCCGTAGTAGATGTTTACGTGAAAATGACAAGCGGCCGAACGTCAACATTCGGTCTGATGCCAACAGATGGCGCGAAGAAAATCTATGACAGAATCGGAGAAGAAGAAGGTGTATCTGGAAAACGTATCCGTCTGAAGTACCAGGGAAAAGTTGTggataaaacaaaaactattgGTTACCTTGGTATCAGACCGGAAACAATACTAAAAGGGGAG GTAATTTTCCCCAAGACCATGTCTATAATGCTGAAGTTTGAAGACGGAAACGCGATATCCATGGATGTTAAAAATGTGGATGAGGTGTCGAGCATAAAATCGTACATTCACGAAGTAAAAGACATGGCAaagacaaatattgttttaaag TTTGGCGGCCGGATACTACAGAACGACATGCTACTTCTGGAAACAGGGATGAAGGAAGAGGACATTTTGGAAGTCAGCGGAGCCAAACGATCGGACTCTCCCACGG ATACTACCACCATCAGAGAAGAGGTTCCACCGGAAAATTTGAAAGAA GACATTCTCTCCAGTTTCGACACTGGCGGTAAAAACGTCGAGGTGGTTTTCTGTTTTGATACTACAGGGAGTATGGCCTCCAACCTGACCACG GTACGACAAAACATCAGGGACACCTGTACTCGGCTGATCCGGGACATCCCCACTATTAGGATCGGGATCATGGCTCACGGAGACTATTGTGATCAAAGCGTCTACGTCATCAAATCGATCGATCTGACGTCAGACGTGGATCAACTGGTCAACTTTGTAACTGACACGCCGTCAACCGGTGGCGGGGATCCACCTGAG TGCTATGAGTGGGCGTTACGGAAGGCACAGCAACTGGACTGGTCAGAGGATTCGGCCAAAGCGTTTGTGCTCATTGGTGATTGTGAGCCTCATCCGCCATCTTACACTGACCAGCACATCAGCTGGTGGGACGAAATGGACGTCCTGAAGGGGATGGGCGTTAAG GTATACGGCGTCCATTGTGGTGGCTATACTGATACTGAAAACTTCTATGGCCTGTTGGCGGAAGAAACGGGTGGATGTTTACTGAAACTTGTTCATTTCAGTCTTATTACCGAAATGTTCTTGGCTG TATGCTACAGAGAAGCTGCCCCTGAACAGTTGGAAGCGTACACAGAAGAGCTGGCACAGGAAGGGAAACTGTCGGGAGATACGAAACAGCTGATGGAGCAACTAGATATCCAATCAAAAGACAGCGGAGGAGACGAGGACAAGAAGACTGAACCAGAAAAGACG AGATATGTCAAGAACGCCTGGTGGGATTTCAAACTTGATGTTAATACAGTACCGAAGTATTGCTACGATGGAGAGAATGATAGATGGTCTG AATATGAAACTGGCCTTCCGCGTTCTGTATCAACCACACACAAGTCGAAGACGAAAAAGAAGTGTAGCATAATGTAA